Proteins encoded within one genomic window of Saccharopolyspora pogona:
- a CDS encoding amidohydrolase — MSETTLLLGGRIHSPADAGATAMAVTDGTIAWVGTDEAGRALHPDAEIIDLEGAFVAPAFVDAHVHATSTGLLLNGLDLTGCASLTEFLHALRDHVAEYPGTLVWGHGWDETWWPERRPPTRDEIDGAAGGAPVYLSRIDVHSALVSTALVGRAPLARGAEGWSEQGPLTRVAHHHVRRAAREALGAAQRQEAQLAFLRHAASRGVACVHECGGPDISGADDLADLLALAAQGGVPEVVGYWGELGAVDRARELGVRGLAGDLFVDGAVGSRTAALREPYSDDRTTAGVLYLDAHAVAEHLVECTRAGIQAGFHVIGDAGVAEVCDGFRKAAEIVGAPALASLRHRLEHLEMVDEHQAAELGRFGVVASVQPSFDATWGGSHDMYARRLGVGRGTRLNPFSKLAADGVLLAFGSDAPVTPVDPWRAVQAAVHHRTAGFGISPRAAFTAHTRGGWRAAGVDDGVTGTLVPGAPATYAVWEAGNLVVAAPDSRVQRWSTDPRAGVPGLPDLSPDAPLPRCLCTVLRGETIYTRAAEDDELV; from the coding sequence ATGTCCGAGACCACGTTGTTGCTCGGTGGGCGGATTCACTCGCCCGCCGACGCCGGTGCCACCGCGATGGCCGTGACCGATGGCACCATCGCGTGGGTCGGCACCGACGAGGCCGGCCGTGCGCTGCATCCCGACGCCGAGATCATCGACCTCGAAGGCGCGTTCGTGGCGCCTGCCTTCGTCGACGCGCACGTGCACGCGACCTCGACCGGCCTGCTGCTCAACGGCCTCGACCTGACCGGTTGCGCGTCGCTGACGGAATTCCTGCACGCACTGCGGGATCACGTGGCGGAGTACCCGGGCACGCTGGTGTGGGGCCACGGGTGGGACGAGACGTGGTGGCCGGAGCGGCGACCCCCGACCCGCGACGAGATCGACGGCGCCGCGGGCGGCGCGCCGGTGTACCTGTCCCGGATCGATGTGCATTCCGCGCTGGTGTCCACGGCGCTGGTGGGCCGGGCGCCGCTGGCCCGCGGGGCCGAAGGCTGGAGCGAGCAAGGCCCGCTGACGCGCGTCGCGCACCACCACGTCCGCCGCGCCGCACGAGAAGCCCTCGGTGCCGCGCAGCGCCAGGAAGCGCAGCTGGCCTTCCTGCGGCACGCGGCCTCGCGGGGCGTGGCGTGCGTGCACGAATGCGGCGGGCCGGACATCTCCGGGGCGGACGACCTGGCGGACCTGCTGGCGCTTGCGGCGCAGGGCGGCGTGCCGGAGGTCGTCGGCTACTGGGGCGAACTGGGCGCGGTGGACCGGGCCCGCGAGCTCGGTGTCCGCGGCCTGGCCGGTGATCTCTTCGTCGACGGTGCGGTCGGTTCGCGCACCGCGGCGCTGCGTGAGCCCTACTCGGACGACCGGACCACGGCGGGCGTGCTCTACCTCGACGCGCACGCGGTGGCCGAGCACCTGGTGGAGTGCACGCGCGCCGGGATCCAGGCGGGATTCCACGTGATCGGCGATGCCGGGGTGGCCGAGGTCTGCGACGGCTTCCGCAAGGCGGCCGAGATCGTGGGTGCTCCGGCGCTGGCGAGCCTGCGCCACCGGCTGGAGCACCTGGAGATGGTCGACGAACACCAGGCCGCCGAACTGGGCAGGTTCGGCGTGGTGGCGTCGGTCCAGCCGTCCTTCGACGCCACCTGGGGCGGTTCCCACGACATGTACGCGCGGCGCCTCGGCGTCGGGCGCGGCACCCGGCTCAACCCGTTCTCGAAGCTCGCCGCCGACGGCGTGCTGCTGGCGTTCGGTTCGGACGCACCGGTCACGCCGGTCGACCCGTGGCGCGCGGTCCAGGCCGCGGTGCACCACCGCACCGCCGGTTTCGGCATCTCACCGCGTGCCGCGTTCACGGCGCACACCCGGGGCGGTTGGCGAGCCGCCGGGGTCGACGACGGCGTCACCGGCACGTTGGTTCCCGGTGCGCCTGCGACCTACGCGGTGTGGGAAGCCGGGAATCTCGTTGTGGCGGCACCTGATTCGCGGGTGCAGCGGTGGTCCACCGACCCGCGGGCGGGTGTGCCGGGCCTGCCGGACCTCTCCCCGGACGCCCCGCTGCCGCGCTGCCTGTGCACGGTCCTGCGCGGGGAAACCATCTATACCCGAGCCGCCGAGGACGACGAACTCGTCTAG
- a CDS encoding AI-2E family transporter has protein sequence MISVAGQPRDVDDSGGRGGVAVAIPRGLRVAAAVGWRLLVLVAVVWVLWQVFSLLYGEVMSVAVAALLAALMSPAVHWLVRKGLNRTLATTLVLVGGLAALGAVLAVVINTLVAGLSGLSEQLVASFQQIHDWLIRGPLSLSQQELNQVFQQLSEALRIDRGGLPTTALATTGTLLRFLAGVLLGLFTLFFFLRDGDSIWSFLVRVTMPRTIRFRVHNAGRQGFITLVAYVRATAAVAFIDAAVIGIGATVLGVPLPFVLAVLIFLGAFVPYIGAVVTGSLAVLVALAANGVVNALILLAVVVCVMQLEGHVLQPLLLGHAVRLHPLAVVLSVTAGFTLASVGGAVLAVPLVATANTVIRALHTQAGAVPEHGGNGHQQP, from the coding sequence GTGATCAGCGTTGCGGGCCAACCACGGGACGTGGACGATTCCGGCGGCCGGGGCGGTGTCGCAGTGGCGATACCTCGCGGCCTGCGCGTCGCCGCCGCCGTGGGATGGCGACTGCTGGTGCTGGTCGCCGTTGTCTGGGTGCTGTGGCAGGTTTTCAGCCTGCTCTACGGCGAAGTGATGTCGGTGGCGGTGGCGGCGCTGCTGGCGGCGCTGATGTCCCCGGCGGTGCACTGGCTGGTCCGCAAGGGGCTGAACCGCACGCTGGCGACCACGCTGGTGCTCGTCGGCGGGCTCGCCGCGCTCGGCGCCGTGCTGGCCGTGGTGATCAACACGCTCGTGGCGGGACTGTCCGGGCTGAGCGAACAGCTGGTGGCCAGCTTCCAGCAGATCCACGACTGGCTGATCCGGGGGCCGTTGAGCCTGAGCCAGCAGGAGCTCAACCAGGTCTTCCAACAGCTTTCGGAAGCCCTGCGGATCGACCGGGGCGGCCTGCCGACGACCGCGCTGGCGACCACCGGCACCCTGCTGAGGTTCCTCGCCGGCGTGCTGCTCGGCCTGTTCACGCTGTTCTTCTTCCTCCGCGACGGCGACTCGATCTGGTCGTTCCTGGTGCGGGTCACGATGCCGCGCACGATCCGCTTCCGCGTGCACAACGCGGGGCGGCAGGGATTCATCACGCTCGTCGCCTACGTTCGCGCGACCGCGGCGGTGGCGTTCATCGATGCCGCCGTGATCGGCATCGGCGCCACCGTGCTCGGCGTGCCGCTGCCCTTCGTGCTCGCCGTGCTGATCTTCCTCGGCGCCTTCGTGCCCTACATCGGCGCGGTCGTCACCGGCAGCCTGGCGGTGCTGGTCGCCTTGGCCGCCAACGGCGTGGTCAACGCGCTGATCCTGCTGGCCGTGGTCGTCTGCGTGATGCAGCTGGAAGGGCACGTGCTGCAACCGCTGCTGCTCGGGCACGCCGTGCGGCTGCACCCGCTGGCCGTCGTGCTCAGCGTGACGGCCGGTTTCACCCTCGCCAGTGTCGGCGGTGCGGTCCTGGCCGTGCCGCTGGTCGCCACGGCGAACACCGTCATCCGCGCCCTCCACACTCAGGCGGGCGCGGTCCCGGAGCACGGCGGCAACGGACACCAGCAGCCATGA
- a CDS encoding DoxX family protein — translation MIEPWWPLAVLALIHFGDALLCIKPVGFVRRCLVDVGFPERYWRLLPLLKFAAAAGLVIGIWFRPLAILTSAALVCYFLIAFTSHIRARDFGRNLFLNCTGMLAACTAALAFAIAA, via the coding sequence ATGATCGAACCGTGGTGGCCACTTGCGGTGCTGGCCCTCATCCACTTCGGCGATGCGCTGCTGTGCATCAAGCCCGTGGGATTCGTCCGCCGGTGCCTCGTCGACGTGGGCTTCCCCGAGCGGTACTGGCGGCTGCTGCCGCTGCTGAAGTTCGCGGCCGCCGCCGGTCTGGTCATCGGCATCTGGTTCCGCCCGTTGGCGATCCTGACCAGCGCGGCACTCGTCTGCTACTTCCTGATCGCGTTCACATCGCACATCCGCGCCCGCGACTTCGGCCGGAACCTGTTCCTGAACTGCACCGGCATGCTCGCCGCCTGCACCGCGGCGCTGGCGTTCGCGATCGCCGCCTGA
- a CDS encoding xylulokinase yields MHAPELMLGIDVGTTAVKVAAFSLDGEPVAAHTTGYPIARPRPGWAEQDPLDWWRGCEAGIRAVLAGLPANAVRSVGVVSQVNTHVFVDERLEPLAPAIIWQDQRCAEVARELDARFTPAEKTRIWGGPIVLDASFVGSRAEWFARTEPAQWARTRWVLSPKDFVVARLTGRLATDQLSGVRVAGSAGYLPEAVGLVDGLAGKLPEILEPEAPVERAKEAALLSAEVSVGTMDAFGAVFGTRTTAAGRGMVSCGTSLVVAGASRESAPVGEVVTFPPRNGLFVHAGPTQAAGEALRWWCGVAGLSIEEVLASAATGAPGAVFTPHLMGERAPLWDSDVRGSFFGLSSATSTADMSLAVLQGVAMSGRHVLEPVERACGIPLPSLTFSGGGARSDLWTQIHADVLQRPIERLRVNDSAVLGAAMLGAVAAGAYPDVETAAAATVAVDRVFTPSPGAERLTPLYEAYRSSHDALRGLHDHLAEWRSENTPPPA; encoded by the coding sequence ATGCACGCACCAGAGCTGATGCTGGGGATCGACGTCGGGACGACGGCCGTCAAGGTCGCCGCCTTCAGCCTGGACGGGGAACCGGTCGCCGCGCACACGACGGGCTACCCGATCGCCCGGCCCCGGCCGGGCTGGGCCGAGCAGGACCCGCTCGACTGGTGGCGCGGGTGCGAGGCCGGCATCCGCGCCGTCCTCGCCGGACTCCCCGCGAACGCAGTGCGGTCGGTCGGCGTGGTCAGCCAGGTGAACACCCACGTGTTCGTCGACGAGCGGCTGGAGCCGCTGGCACCGGCGATCATCTGGCAGGACCAGCGCTGCGCCGAGGTCGCCCGCGAGCTCGACGCGCGGTTCACCCCGGCGGAGAAGACCCGGATCTGGGGCGGACCGATCGTGCTCGACGCGTCGTTCGTCGGGTCGCGGGCGGAGTGGTTCGCCCGCACCGAACCGGCGCAGTGGGCGCGCACCCGGTGGGTGCTCAGCCCGAAGGACTTCGTGGTCGCCAGGCTCACCGGCCGGTTGGCGACGGACCAGCTCTCCGGGGTGCGCGTCGCCGGTTCCGCCGGATACCTCCCGGAAGCCGTCGGGCTCGTCGACGGGCTCGCCGGGAAGCTGCCGGAAATCCTCGAACCCGAGGCGCCGGTGGAACGGGCAAAGGAGGCCGCGCTTCTCTCCGCCGAGGTGTCGGTGGGCACGATGGACGCGTTCGGCGCGGTCTTCGGCACCCGGACGACCGCGGCCGGTCGCGGCATGGTGTCGTGCGGGACGTCGCTGGTGGTCGCAGGCGCATCGCGGGAGTCGGCGCCGGTCGGGGAAGTCGTCACGTTCCCGCCGAGGAACGGGCTCTTCGTGCACGCTGGGCCGACGCAGGCCGCGGGCGAAGCGCTGCGCTGGTGGTGCGGGGTCGCGGGGCTGAGCATCGAGGAGGTGCTCGCCTCGGCGGCGACCGGCGCGCCGGGAGCGGTCTTCACCCCGCACCTGATGGGCGAGCGCGCGCCGCTGTGGGATTCCGACGTCCGCGGCAGCTTCTTCGGGCTGAGCTCGGCGACGTCGACGGCCGACATGTCCCTGGCGGTGCTGCAAGGCGTGGCCATGTCCGGTCGGCACGTGCTTGAGCCGGTGGAGCGGGCGTGCGGAATCCCGTTGCCATCCTTGACCTTCTCCGGCGGCGGCGCGCGAAGCGACCTGTGGACGCAGATCCACGCGGACGTCCTGCAGCGCCCCATCGAGCGGCTGCGGGTGAACGACAGCGCAGTGCTCGGCGCGGCCATGCTGGGCGCCGTCGCCGCAGGTGCCTACCCTGACGTCGAGACCGCTGCCGCCGCCACCGTCGCGGTGGACCGGGTCTTCACCCCCTCCCCCGGCGCCGAGCGCCTCACGCCCCTGTACGAGGCGTACCGCAGCTCGCACGACGCCCTGCGCGGCCTCCACGACCACCTCGCGGAATGGCGATCGGAGAACACCCCGCCGCCGGCCTGA
- a CDS encoding DUF6194 family protein, translating into MDATAMTHYIEENFDGVRAVENSGDKFFSYDPDGDLPDDRWFLFATIVTGDNYDSVSELSRPGAYRINIGLTRSAYTERFGAAPTCRDERGVLDTGFDYSVRDQVMPHPHYASQHWVCVVNPGPETTDAVRGMLDDAYDFAVRKHENQKARRAEA; encoded by the coding sequence GTGGACGCCACCGCCATGACGCACTACATCGAGGAGAACTTCGACGGGGTCCGAGCCGTCGAGAATTCCGGGGACAAGTTCTTCAGCTACGACCCGGACGGTGATCTCCCCGACGACCGCTGGTTCCTGTTCGCGACGATCGTGACCGGCGACAACTACGACTCGGTCTCCGAACTCAGCCGCCCGGGGGCCTACCGGATCAACATCGGCCTGACCAGGAGCGCCTACACCGAGCGGTTCGGTGCCGCGCCCACGTGCCGGGACGAGCGAGGCGTGCTCGACACCGGCTTCGACTACTCTGTGCGGGACCAGGTGATGCCCCACCCGCACTATGCCTCCCAGCACTGGGTGTGCGTGGTGAACCCGGGCCCGGAAACCACCGACGCGGTTCGGGGAATGCTCGACGACGCCTACGACTTCGCGGTCCGCAAGCACGAGAACCAGAAGGCCCGGAGGGCCGAGGCCTGA
- a CDS encoding NAD(+)/NADH kinase, translating to MGLIKAVGLVLHPGRHRPDVIETVVDWARARGIEVLGAPQEIAAYTQPITALAPAQLARRANLLVSLGGDGTMLRALRLGCEHQTPVLGVNLGRLGFLAEIDVPELDRALCAIDEDGFTVETRSGLHITTADHEVVAFNDIVLVRVPGQGMAEVEVQVEGHPFVSYAADAVVVATPTGSTAYSFSAGGPIISPRVEGLLVTPVAPHSVFNRAIFLSHGERLALRILPTSSELGVEVDGQLVAHRSGGTVLDITVEPAAARVVRLGRTTFYQRVQRKLHLTGSAAGVGGESGGA from the coding sequence ATGGGATTGATCAAGGCGGTCGGGCTGGTGCTGCACCCCGGGCGGCACCGCCCCGACGTGATCGAAACGGTCGTGGACTGGGCGCGGGCCAGGGGCATCGAGGTGCTCGGCGCGCCGCAGGAGATCGCCGCCTACACCCAGCCGATCACCGCACTCGCGCCCGCGCAGCTGGCCCGCCGGGCCAACCTCCTCGTCAGCCTCGGCGGCGACGGCACCATGCTGCGGGCGCTACGGCTCGGCTGCGAGCACCAGACCCCGGTCCTCGGCGTGAACCTCGGGCGGCTGGGATTCCTGGCCGAGATCGACGTTCCCGAGCTGGACCGGGCGCTGTGCGCCATCGACGAGGACGGCTTCACCGTCGAGACGCGCTCCGGGCTGCACATCACCACCGCCGACCACGAGGTGGTCGCGTTCAACGACATCGTCCTGGTGCGGGTGCCCGGCCAGGGCATGGCCGAGGTCGAGGTGCAGGTCGAGGGGCACCCGTTCGTCAGCTACGCGGCGGACGCCGTCGTCGTCGCGACCCCCACCGGGTCCACCGCCTACAGCTTCTCCGCGGGCGGGCCGATCATCTCCCCCAGGGTCGAAGGGCTGCTGGTCACGCCGGTGGCACCGCACTCGGTCTTCAACCGCGCGATCTTCCTGTCCCACGGGGAGCGGCTCGCGCTGCGGATCCTGCCCACGAGCAGCGAGCTCGGCGTGGAGGTCGACGGGCAGCTCGTCGCGCACCGATCGGGCGGGACCGTCCTCGACATCACGGTCGAGCCGGCCGCCGCCCGGGTCGTGCGGCTCGGCCGGACCACCTTCTACCAACGCGTCCAGCGCAAGCTCCACCTCACCGGATCCGCCGCTGGAGTCGGCGGCGAATCCGGCGGCGCGTAG
- a CDS encoding DUF6191 domain-containing protein: MDWVEAALLWSIPGGVLLVLVVGGYELLQKHRRKRSGTPLSAAYVDEVTAFLYGTKRMELDHRDSMSMMRDEEAQGAPPSSTVDLDRGIVILRRDDPGAAPGT, from the coding sequence ATGGACTGGGTGGAAGCGGCGCTGCTGTGGAGCATTCCTGGTGGCGTGCTGCTGGTGCTGGTGGTGGGCGGTTACGAACTGCTGCAGAAGCATCGGCGGAAGCGCTCCGGAACACCGTTGTCCGCGGCCTACGTCGACGAGGTCACGGCCTTCCTCTACGGCACGAAGCGGATGGAGCTGGACCACCGTGACTCGATGTCGATGATGCGGGACGAAGAGGCCCAGGGAGCCCCACCGAGCAGCACCGTCGACCTGGACCGGGGGATCGTGATCCTGCGTCGGGACGATCCGGGCGCCGCCCCGGGAACGTAG
- a CDS encoding CHAT domain-containing protein — MTGPAEFAVDAGSPLAVALAAAWEAFEREDVRAMDRLYRQSVRLASGNPALAAALAVEHVSRLRALDDSTTALARCEEYLGSDGENLRLRLLRAETRLAMGDNSRIDAELDEIARIAAGRHMRREDEAHLDRLRGIAAARRGDTGRALRHLREVRVVFTELGDEVAASKVDLDIRAVERQRGDASEPVRGDDDSPQASMVRAEELRMDGWYEKALAELAPALAGKLDPAIRFQFLFAKIRLLRLLHSTQADELLPELYAAAEQSPQPEENRLAAGRLDPSAESFSVVGMGGHLLQAARAYAEAAMRLAEPGQSDETERRVLAKQRVDEAERLLLAEQAPPEATGRHVAEWHLAAGEIALAIAKLEHDPATAAQAVRHLQASTATEDSPVVNRIAALRRLGDAHDQLRELSGSAGGLAKAAEAWAEAHRLEEHLASRQDDDENRIRMLLANPTEFDKRIEAAAREIERGEQHAAVAAVVAMEAARGSAILPRILSDEQPLVRDLPGLGDLAGARRWIRQAARGLPRKQLIWMLHATPDGVHHAFVWRKRPFGVHVRHASVRGAPGSTKIDLAEAIGELKDCWRNGDRLEGRLRKPRTSAACHFDQKLHAVVRRLGIGRLWKLPGHIERIAVVAGGDLAEIPFALLPCPGPSGELLGGKYALSDLPCLSIRRPLRRRARGQRGTSGQQMLLVQPAAAAPEAPGAADEEALEAATEVTGRKVLSRAAATPAALREELASGQFRLLRVDGHGEFQPASAPESILFLAPKGKSGHLSAREFREMNLRGTGTLMLGACESGMAERIGRDERTGFVRAAFLAGASSVVAARWDALDVVAARVLDGFEKNLRRHPRDVALFRALREEHEQHHADGHPARWALWTLYGDVGHQNIWYEPLSRWWGAVRRRFGGRDA, encoded by the coding sequence ATGACCGGACCAGCGGAGTTCGCGGTGGACGCGGGGTCGCCGCTGGCCGTGGCGCTCGCCGCGGCCTGGGAAGCGTTCGAACGGGAGGACGTGCGAGCGATGGACCGGTTGTACCGGCAGTCGGTCCGGCTCGCCTCCGGCAATCCGGCGCTGGCCGCCGCGCTCGCCGTGGAGCACGTGAGCCGGCTCCGGGCCCTCGACGACAGCACGACCGCGTTGGCTCGTTGCGAGGAATACCTCGGCAGCGACGGGGAAAACCTCCGGCTGCGGCTGCTGCGCGCCGAGACGCGCCTGGCGATGGGGGACAACTCCCGGATCGACGCCGAACTCGACGAGATCGCTCGGATCGCCGCCGGGCGGCACATGCGGCGCGAGGACGAAGCCCACCTGGACCGGCTCCGGGGCATCGCTGCCGCTCGGCGCGGGGATACCGGTCGAGCTCTGCGTCACCTCCGTGAGGTGCGCGTGGTGTTCACCGAGCTGGGCGACGAAGTCGCGGCGTCCAAAGTGGATCTCGATATCAGGGCGGTCGAACGGCAACGCGGCGACGCGTCGGAGCCGGTGCGCGGCGATGACGATTCGCCGCAGGCCAGCATGGTCCGGGCGGAAGAGCTGCGGATGGACGGGTGGTACGAGAAGGCCCTCGCCGAGCTGGCACCGGCGCTGGCCGGGAAGCTGGATCCGGCCATCCGGTTCCAGTTCCTCTTCGCGAAGATCCGCCTGCTGCGCCTGTTGCACTCGACCCAGGCCGACGAGCTGCTGCCGGAGCTCTACGCGGCGGCAGAGCAATCCCCGCAACCGGAGGAGAACCGCCTCGCCGCAGGGCGGCTCGATCCCAGCGCCGAAAGCTTCAGCGTGGTGGGCATGGGTGGGCATCTGCTGCAGGCAGCCCGCGCCTACGCCGAAGCCGCAATGCGGCTCGCCGAGCCCGGACAATCCGACGAGACCGAGCGACGCGTCCTGGCCAAGCAGCGGGTCGACGAAGCGGAACGGCTCTTGCTCGCCGAGCAAGCCCCACCTGAGGCCACCGGCCGGCACGTCGCCGAATGGCACCTCGCCGCGGGCGAGATCGCCCTGGCGATCGCCAAGCTGGAACATGATCCGGCCACCGCCGCGCAGGCGGTCCGCCACTTGCAGGCGAGCACGGCGACCGAAGATTCGCCGGTAGTCAACCGGATCGCCGCGCTGCGACGCCTCGGCGACGCCCACGACCAGCTCCGCGAGCTCAGTGGCAGCGCCGGCGGCCTGGCGAAGGCGGCGGAAGCCTGGGCCGAAGCGCACCGGCTCGAGGAGCACTTGGCGTCGCGGCAGGACGACGACGAGAACCGCATCCGGATGCTGCTGGCGAATCCCACGGAGTTCGACAAGCGGATCGAGGCGGCGGCCCGGGAGATCGAGCGCGGTGAGCAGCACGCGGCGGTCGCCGCCGTCGTCGCGATGGAAGCCGCCAGGGGTTCCGCGATCCTGCCGCGGATCCTGTCCGACGAGCAGCCTCTGGTGCGCGACCTGCCCGGCCTCGGCGATCTCGCCGGTGCGCGGCGGTGGATTCGCCAGGCCGCGCGCGGTCTTCCGCGCAAGCAGCTGATCTGGATGCTGCACGCCACCCCGGACGGGGTCCACCACGCGTTCGTCTGGCGCAAGCGGCCGTTCGGGGTGCACGTGCGGCACGCATCGGTGCGCGGCGCACCTGGCAGCACCAAGATCGACCTCGCGGAGGCGATCGGCGAACTGAAGGACTGCTGGCGCAACGGCGACCGGCTCGAAGGGCGGCTGCGGAAGCCCAGGACCTCCGCGGCGTGCCACTTCGACCAGAAGCTGCACGCGGTCGTGCGCAGGCTGGGGATCGGTCGGCTCTGGAAGCTGCCCGGGCACATCGAGCGGATTGCAGTGGTCGCCGGGGGCGACCTCGCGGAGATCCCATTCGCGCTGCTGCCCTGCCCGGGGCCGTCGGGCGAGCTGCTCGGCGGCAAGTACGCGCTGTCCGATCTCCCGTGCCTGTCCATCAGGCGACCGCTGCGCCGACGCGCCCGCGGGCAGCGGGGAACGTCGGGGCAGCAGATGTTGCTGGTGCAACCGGCCGCCGCGGCACCGGAGGCCCCCGGCGCCGCCGACGAGGAGGCGCTCGAGGCTGCCACGGAGGTGACCGGCCGCAAGGTGCTGAGCCGGGCTGCGGCTACCCCCGCGGCCCTGCGCGAGGAGTTGGCGTCCGGGCAGTTCCGCCTGCTCCGCGTCGACGGGCACGGTGAGTTCCAGCCGGCTTCCGCCCCGGAATCGATCCTCTTCCTCGCGCCGAAGGGGAAATCCGGGCACCTGAGCGCACGCGAGTTCCGGGAGATGAACCTGCGCGGCACCGGCACGCTGATGCTGGGCGCGTGCGAATCCGGGATGGCCGAACGCATCGGCCGCGACGAGCGCACCGGCTTCGTCCGCGCCGCGTTCCTGGCCGGAGCCTCGTCGGTGGTGGCCGCCCGGTGGGACGCGCTCGACGTGGTGGCCGCCCGGGTGCTGGACGGCTTCGAGAAGAACCTGCGCCGCCACCCGCGCGACGTCGCGCTTTTCCGGGCGCTGCGCGAGGAACACGAGCAGCACCACGCGGACGGCCACCCGGCGCGCTGGGCGTTATGGACGCTCTACGGCGACGTCGGGCACCAGAACATCTGGTACGAGCCGCTTTCCCGGTGGTGGGGTGCGGTGCGTCGACGCTTCGGGGGAAGGGATGCGTGA